The proteins below come from a single Zhouia spongiae genomic window:
- a CDS encoding HupE/UreJ family protein, with amino-acid sequence MDQFWFYFKLGLTHVLDLSAYDHILFLIALTVPFAFKDWKRVLWLVTVFTIGHTVALVLSSYNVVRVSVSLVEFLIPVTILVTALFNVFTAGKGARKEKVGVTFFVTLFFGVIHGLGFSNYFKQIIAGQESKLWPLIEFGLGVEAAQVIIVLVVLIVGFITQTIFRFNKRDWILVISSIVIGFVIPMLRETYPF; translated from the coding sequence ATGGATCAGTTTTGGTTCTACTTTAAACTTGGACTCACCCATGTTTTAGATCTTTCAGCTTACGATCATATCCTTTTTTTAATAGCGTTAACAGTGCCGTTTGCTTTTAAAGACTGGAAGCGTGTATTGTGGCTGGTAACCGTATTTACAATAGGTCATACAGTAGCCCTTGTACTGTCTTCCTATAACGTGGTCAGAGTAAGTGTTTCCCTGGTAGAGTTTTTAATCCCTGTTACGATATTGGTTACAGCATTATTTAATGTGTTCACTGCCGGTAAAGGGGCTCGTAAAGAAAAAGTTGGGGTTACATTTTTTGTTACTTTGTTTTTTGGTGTTATCCATGGATTAGGCTTTTCAAATTATTTCAAACAGATTATTGCAGGTCAGGAAAGTAAATTATGGCCGCTCATAGAGTTTGGACTGGGGGTAGAGGCTGCTCAGGTGATTATCGTTTTGGTGGTACTGATCGTTGGATTCATTACCCAGACGATCTTCAGGTTTAATAAGAGAGACTGGATCTTGGTGATTTCCTCGATAGTAATTGGTTTTGTTATTCCCATGCTGAGAGAAACATATCCTTTTTAA
- a CDS encoding TonB-dependent receptor has product MLKKLLLVILGIHFAQAQTKSIEGQVANSNDTPISYATVLIQGTDIGVYADENGKFHLKDIPAGIHQITISAVGYKTVSKTIDITDSNTSRLSFILQEDMQLEKVEVFGNRFRHPDKIEAITRLPLAPYEQIQSISIISDKLIEQQGNLTISEATKNVPGVYTFATYGNRRESMSSRGFRGIPILKNGVRVNSDFRGVGILTDMQGVDNIQVLKGAASITQGVATDLGSPGGVINIVTKTPKYQFGGSASMRIGSYGLVRPTFDVYGPVNQKKNLAFRLNGSLERADSYRKGVSSEKFYINPSLQWRISPKTTFTAEMDYLDDSRTPDMGTVNLTENDRNAIYDLPHNRFLGYENDRAITKNTTFSLRLDHKLTEKLQLKAAYFKSDLNLNDKAASLGNYITDENNNPVYNRRIRGYAISERNDNNSVLQIDLIGDEIKTGSVSHSFQAGFDYRTSSYSTFSQGNSAIDTIDVFSRISNRLPGGISYSSPSEAESSSNSIGIVAQDVITFNKYLKTFLGLRYSTTETIGATETTTSDAFNPLVGLIVSPYKNINVFASYTNSSYPRTGSRLDVNGNPLGNERFDQLEAGIKTNWLDSRLRFNLTFFKINNKDINLPVYDENWIATGYYQKGGNDERKGIEVELTGRILDNLEIITGYSYIDAQYKEHTSYVFGSAPLNTPKHTFNAYANYSFKGALDRLSIGAGAYYTGKRPINDWSAGAVTHEGIVPGQKPFDVASYTLVNAQVAYQIDNHWNIRLLANNIFNEIGYNAYRTRYINQTDPRTFGGVLTYRF; this is encoded by the coding sequence ATGCTTAAAAAATTACTTCTCGTCATTCTTGGTATTCATTTTGCCCAGGCACAAACTAAATCTATTGAAGGCCAGGTTGCTAACAGTAATGATACTCCCATTTCATATGCAACGGTACTTATTCAGGGCACTGACATCGGTGTATATGCCGATGAGAACGGAAAGTTTCACCTGAAGGACATTCCTGCAGGAATACACCAGATCACAATAAGTGCAGTAGGTTACAAAACGGTTTCCAAAACCATAGACATAACCGATAGTAACACAAGCAGGCTGTCTTTCATTCTCCAGGAGGATATGCAGCTCGAAAAAGTAGAAGTATTTGGAAACAGGTTCAGGCACCCAGATAAGATCGAAGCCATAACACGGCTTCCACTGGCTCCTTATGAACAAATCCAGAGTATATCCATTATTTCTGACAAACTTATAGAGCAACAGGGAAACCTGACAATCTCAGAAGCTACTAAGAACGTTCCGGGTGTTTACACCTTTGCAACTTACGGGAATCGAAGAGAAAGTATGTCGTCAAGAGGTTTCAGAGGGATTCCTATTCTTAAAAACGGGGTGCGTGTAAACTCAGATTTCAGGGGTGTGGGAATACTCACTGACATGCAGGGAGTCGACAATATTCAGGTGCTGAAAGGAGCTGCTTCAATAACCCAAGGGGTCGCAACTGATCTGGGGAGCCCGGGAGGTGTAATCAATATCGTTACAAAAACCCCGAAATATCAATTTGGCGGTAGCGCTTCCATGAGAATTGGCAGCTACGGACTTGTTCGCCCGACATTTGATGTGTACGGTCCGGTAAATCAAAAAAAGAACTTAGCATTCAGGCTAAACGGATCTTTAGAAAGAGCCGATAGCTACAGAAAAGGGGTGTCTTCAGAAAAATTCTATATAAACCCGTCTTTACAATGGCGCATAAGTCCAAAAACAACATTTACCGCCGAAATGGATTATTTAGATGATAGCAGAACTCCGGATATGGGTACTGTAAATTTGACCGAAAACGACAGGAATGCGATCTACGACCTGCCTCACAACCGGTTTCTCGGCTATGAGAATGACAGAGCTATAACCAAGAACACTACTTTTTCATTACGCTTAGATCATAAACTAACAGAAAAGCTCCAGCTAAAGGCTGCTTACTTTAAATCTGACCTGAACTTAAATGACAAAGCTGCCAGTCTCGGAAACTACATCACAGACGAAAACAATAATCCGGTCTATAATCGTAGGATCAGAGGATACGCCATCTCTGAAAGGAACGACAATAACAGCGTTTTACAAATAGACCTGATCGGAGACGAGATCAAAACCGGATCTGTGAGTCATAGTTTCCAGGCAGGGTTTGACTATCGTACGTCCTCGTACAGCACCTTTAGCCAAGGAAACAGCGCTATCGATACTATTGATGTTTTTTCAAGAATTTCAAACAGATTACCTGGCGGAATCTCGTACAGCAGTCCATCAGAAGCCGAATCATCATCAAACTCTATCGGAATAGTTGCCCAGGATGTGATCACGTTTAACAAATACCTTAAAACATTCCTAGGACTCAGATATAGCACTACAGAAACAATCGGCGCTACGGAAACCACTACCAGCGATGCTTTTAATCCATTGGTAGGATTAATCGTTTCTCCTTACAAGAACATCAATGTATTCGCTTCTTACACCAACAGCTCGTATCCGAGAACCGGAAGCCGGTTAGATGTAAACGGTAATCCGCTGGGGAATGAAAGGTTCGATCAATTAGAAGCCGGGATAAAAACCAACTGGTTAGACAGCAGGCTTAGATTCAACCTGACTTTCTTTAAAATCAACAACAAAGACATTAACCTTCCTGTTTATGACGAAAACTGGATTGCCACAGGTTATTATCAAAAGGGAGGTAATGACGAAAGAAAAGGTATCGAAGTAGAATTAACCGGACGTATTCTTGACAACTTAGAGATCATAACCGGCTATTCATACATCGATGCCCAATACAAAGAGCACACCTCTTATGTTTTCGGATCAGCCCCTCTCAATACACCAAAACACACCTTCAATGCATATGCAAACTATTCTTTCAAGGGGGCTTTGGACAGACTGAGTATAGGCGCCGGCGCTTATTATACAGGTAAAAGGCCTATAAACGACTGGAGTGCTGGGGCTGTTACACATGAAGGCATAGTTCCCGGTCAAAAACCATTTGATGTAGCCTCTTATACGCTGGTTAATGCACAGGTCGCGTACCAGATAGACAATCATTGGAATATAAGATTGTTGGCCAACAACATTTTCAACGAAATTGGTTACAATGCATACAGAACGAGATATATTAATCAGACCGATCCGAGAACGTTTGGCGGTGTACTGACTTATAGGTTTTAA
- a CDS encoding TerB family tellurite resistance protein has protein sequence MVKWLAAFLGYMIFRFPGAVIGFLLGSFYDMVKDDKGGATFTSQSRQTVTPADFEMHLISLCAIVIKADGSVNQTELNYVRQYFVSTYGKERANKIFRTFNTVIKDREISAQRIGSYLKQRLRYEVRLQLLHFLFGIAQADGAVSKAEVEKIKEIAGCLQVQFRDFESIMAMFVKSADNAYKILEIERTASDEEIKKAYRNMVKKYHPDKVITDDEAIKKGAEEKFKEVQRAYEDIQRERGF, from the coding sequence ATGGTAAAGTGGTTAGCCGCTTTTTTAGGATACATGATATTTAGATTTCCCGGAGCGGTCATCGGATTTTTACTCGGTAGTTTCTATGATATGGTAAAGGATGACAAAGGCGGGGCGACTTTTACATCCCAAAGCAGGCAAACAGTAACTCCTGCCGATTTCGAAATGCACCTGATATCATTATGTGCCATAGTTATAAAAGCCGACGGTTCGGTAAATCAGACCGAATTGAATTATGTGCGTCAATATTTTGTATCGACGTACGGTAAAGAAAGAGCCAATAAAATTTTTAGGACTTTCAATACCGTTATAAAGGACAGGGAAATATCTGCTCAACGGATCGGGTCGTATCTAAAACAGCGTTTACGATATGAAGTTAGATTACAGTTGTTGCACTTTTTGTTTGGTATAGCACAGGCGGATGGGGCAGTGTCGAAAGCCGAGGTAGAAAAAATTAAGGAGATTGCCGGATGCCTTCAGGTTCAGTTCAGGGATTTTGAAAGTATTATGGCTATGTTTGTCAAGTCTGCCGATAATGCTTATAAGATTTTAGAGATTGAGCGGACAGCGTCTGATGAAGAGATAAAAAAGGCGTATAGGAATATGGTCAAAAAATATCATCCTGATAAGGTCATTACAGATGATGAAGCGATAAAGAAAGGTGCAGAGGAAAAGTTTAAAGAAGTTCAGAGAGCATACGAAGACATTCAGAGAGAACGGGGGTTCTAA
- a CDS encoding BrxA/BrxB family bacilliredoxin encodes MYPAELVKPMKEDLTSAGFQELITVEDVDVAMAQKGTTLVVVNSVCGCAAANARPGAKLSLQNAKKPDNLYTVFAGVDREATDKARGHMLPFPPSSPSMALFRDGELVHMLERHHIEGRPAEIIAENLMEAYNDYC; translated from the coding sequence ATGTATCCAGCAGAACTAGTAAAACCAATGAAAGAAGATTTAACTTCTGCAGGTTTTCAGGAACTTATTACCGTTGAAGATGTAGATGTAGCTATGGCGCAAAAAGGAACTACCCTGGTCGTTGTTAATTCTGTTTGTGGTTGTGCAGCAGCCAATGCCCGCCCGGGAGCAAAATTAAGCTTACAAAACGCTAAAAAACCTGATAACCTTTATACCGTTTTTGCAGGAGTTGACCGTGAAGCAACAGACAAAGCAAGAGGGCATATGTTACCTTTCCCTCCATCATCGCCAAGCATGGCCCTATTTAGGGATGGAGAATTGGTTCATATGCTGGAACGCCACCATATTGAAGGAAGACCGGCAGAAATCATAGCCGAAAACCTTATGGAGGCTTATAATGACTATTGTTAA
- a CDS encoding lysophospholipid acyltransferase family protein, producing the protein MAKILAYPLSVIYYLCFGIVLLVFHVIQWICLNLFGYEAHKKSVSILNWFLMRCVNLLGNRYTFKMNENIPDNVPVIIVANHQSLHDIPPIIWHMRKYHPKFISKIELGKGIPSVSFNLRHGGSVLIDRKNSEQALKAIKDFSLYIRNNNYAAVIFPEGTRSKNGKPKRFQISGLKLMFQQIPEAVVVPITINNSWKLFKYGNFPLGIGNNIRFKVHDPIKIDGQDINQLTKEIESIIVNDIK; encoded by the coding sequence ATGGCAAAAATACTTGCGTATCCATTATCTGTGATCTACTACCTCTGTTTTGGTATTGTATTATTGGTTTTTCATGTTATTCAATGGATCTGTCTGAATCTTTTTGGTTACGAAGCCCATAAAAAAAGTGTCAGCATCTTGAATTGGTTCCTGATGCGATGTGTGAATCTTTTGGGGAACAGGTACACTTTTAAAATGAATGAAAACATCCCCGATAATGTTCCTGTCATCATTGTGGCCAATCACCAAAGCCTGCACGATATCCCTCCGATCATTTGGCATATGCGTAAGTATCACCCCAAATTCATCAGTAAAATTGAACTGGGAAAAGGCATTCCGAGCGTTTCGTTCAACCTGCGACATGGCGGATCGGTATTAATCGACCGCAAAAATTCCGAGCAAGCCTTAAAGGCCATTAAAGACTTCTCCCTGTACATCCGAAACAACAATTATGCCGCTGTAATTTTTCCGGAAGGAACCCGCAGTAAAAACGGGAAACCAAAAAGGTTCCAGATCAGCGGTTTAAAATTAATGTTCCAGCAGATCCCGGAGGCTGTGGTGGTTCCTATTACGATAAACAACTCCTGGAAATTATTTAAATACGGTAATTTCCCATTAGGGATCGGAAACAACATCCGTTTTAAAGTACACGACCCTATTAAAATTGACGGTCAGGATATCAACCAGCTGACCAAGGAAATAGAAAGCATCATTGTTAACGATATAAAATGA
- a CDS encoding HD domain-containing protein, whose protein sequence is MTNPQIVEKTIAFVKSTLKGAEGGHDWFHIQRVFNNALLIAKDETNADPVVVSLGALLHDIADPKFHDGDESIGPKTAREFLQSISVDKKVINHVVKIIENVSFKNDFEKRSFSSIELNIVQDADRLDAIGAIGIARAFNYGGFKNRELYNPGIPPNLDMNKEEYKKSKAPTINHFYEKLLLLKDRMKTASGKKIAEERHQFMHAYLTQFYDEWNGRK, encoded by the coding sequence ATGACGAACCCGCAAATTGTAGAAAAAACAATCGCCTTTGTAAAATCTACACTCAAAGGCGCCGAAGGTGGTCACGACTGGTTTCATATCCAACGTGTATTCAACAATGCTTTGTTAATTGCCAAAGATGAGACGAATGCCGATCCGGTAGTCGTTAGCCTGGGAGCCCTTTTGCATGATATTGCAGACCCGAAATTCCATGATGGCGATGAAAGTATCGGACCGAAAACGGCCCGTGAATTTCTTCAGTCGATCTCCGTAGATAAAAAGGTTATCAATCATGTTGTAAAAATCATAGAAAATGTATCTTTTAAAAACGACTTCGAAAAACGTTCTTTTTCTTCTATTGAGTTGAATATCGTACAAGATGCAGACCGTCTCGATGCTATCGGAGCTATTGGTATTGCCCGTGCTTTCAACTATGGGGGATTTAAAAACCGAGAACTTTACAATCCTGGGATTCCCCCTAACCTGGACATGAATAAAGAGGAATACAAAAAATCCAAAGCTCCTACCATCAACCATTTTTACGAAAAGCTTTTATTGTTAAAAGATCGTATGAAAACTGCATCAGGAAAGAAAATTGCAGAAGAACGCCATCAATTCATGCATGCTTACCTTACACAGTTCTACGACGAGTGGAATGGCAGAAAGTAA
- a CDS encoding GNAT family N-acetyltransferase, giving the protein MMPDRFQIIQIHEKAAEKDLNIIIELYLQVFDNADIKKFRKKINNKKDLLFILAYVNNEPAGFKIGYAINPKVYYSWTGGVKKNHRRKGIAGALAASQEKWASSKGYCRLRTKSMNRFKPMMILNLKNGFDIIDTDEDRNGDIEIIFEKKLRQNPEADFLRESP; this is encoded by the coding sequence ATGATGCCCGACAGGTTTCAAATCATTCAAATTCACGAAAAGGCCGCAGAAAAGGACCTGAATATAATTATCGAATTATATCTCCAAGTTTTTGACAATGCGGATATAAAGAAGTTCAGAAAAAAAATAAACAACAAAAAGGACCTGCTTTTTATTCTGGCCTATGTAAACAATGAACCGGCAGGATTTAAAATCGGCTATGCCATAAACCCTAAAGTATATTACAGCTGGACAGGCGGGGTTAAAAAAAATCACCGCAGGAAAGGAATTGCCGGGGCGCTTGCAGCAAGTCAGGAAAAATGGGCTTCTTCTAAAGGTTATTGCCGCTTAAGAACAAAATCGATGAACCGTTTCAAGCCCATGATGATCCTCAATCTGAAAAATGGATTTGATATTATAGATACCGACGAAGACAGGAACGGAGATATTGAAATAATCTTTGAAAAAAAATTACGCCAAAACCCCGAAGCAGATTTTCTTCGGGAAAGCCCTTAA
- the ccsA gene encoding cytochrome c biogenesis protein CcsA has product MMPVLAIVKIFSKKKWLPSLWSLTVILSLTGFIVFAGNIILRWYVAQSNGYEMLVFVAWCVLLCGIITYKKSDFTLPLAPLFSGALLFVSYLDRLNPEITNLMPVLKLYWLKIHVAPIVSSYTPLALAALIGVMALAAMIKRARQQHSKQSHLSAFLLL; this is encoded by the coding sequence ATGATGCCGGTTCTTGCAATTGTTAAAATCTTCAGCAAGAAAAAATGGTTGCCGTCCTTATGGAGCCTTACTGTAATCCTCTCCTTAACAGGCTTCATTGTTTTCGCCGGAAACATTATACTGAGGTGGTATGTGGCACAGAGCAATGGGTATGAGATGTTGGTTTTTGTCGCATGGTGCGTTCTTTTATGTGGAATCATCACGTACAAAAAATCTGATTTTACACTTCCTTTAGCACCCCTTTTTAGCGGAGCCCTGTTATTTGTGAGCTACCTCGACCGGCTTAATCCGGAAATAACAAACTTAATGCCCGTACTCAAATTGTATTGGCTTAAAATACATGTGGCCCCCATCGTAAGCAGTTACACTCCGTTAGCTTTAGCCGCCCTTATAGGGGTCATGGCATTAGCAGCAATGATAAAAAGAGCCCGGCAACAACATTCAAAACAATCGCATTTGTCCGCTTTTTTGCTGCTTTAA
- a CDS encoding PA0069 family radical SAM protein, protein MKEESIIKGRGAQMNVRNKFLEHSHEMRDDFLEYCRLEGEEADKNKTSYIEVFPKTIVNKVTSPDVGMTYSMNPYQGCEHGCIYCYARNSHEYWGYGAGLDFERKILVKKDAPELLEKKLRSRNWEAKTIVLSGNTDCYQPAEQQYKITRECLKIFLKYKHPVGIITKNALVLRDLDVLRELALLKLVSANISITSLSEETRRVLEPRTATIKRRLKTVEELSLNGIPVNVMIAPIIPGINSHEVLSLAKAARDHGALSIAFTVVRLNGAIGQIFTDWIRKTMPDRADKVLHQIEACHGGHLNDSNYVTRMRGEGKIAEQLHNMMRIAKQRYFSDKQFPEIDGSLYQPQKELLKQQKSGQMRLF, encoded by the coding sequence ATGAAAGAGGAGTCAATTATAAAAGGAAGGGGAGCACAGATGAATGTCCGGAATAAGTTTTTGGAACATTCTCATGAAATGCGCGATGATTTTTTGGAATACTGCAGGCTTGAAGGAGAGGAAGCCGATAAAAACAAAACGAGCTATATTGAGGTTTTTCCAAAGACGATTGTAAACAAAGTGACCAGCCCGGATGTAGGAATGACCTATTCTATGAACCCTTATCAGGGATGCGAACACGGGTGTATCTATTGTTATGCCAGAAACTCTCACGAGTACTGGGGGTATGGTGCCGGACTGGATTTTGAAAGAAAGATCCTGGTGAAAAAGGATGCCCCTGAATTATTGGAGAAGAAACTCCGGTCACGAAACTGGGAGGCTAAGACCATAGTGCTTTCCGGAAATACAGATTGTTATCAACCTGCTGAACAGCAATACAAGATTACCCGGGAATGCCTGAAGATTTTCCTGAAGTATAAACACCCCGTCGGGATCATTACAAAAAATGCACTTGTTTTGAGAGATCTGGATGTTTTAAGGGAATTGGCTTTGCTAAAGCTTGTCAGTGCAAATATTTCAATCACTTCATTGTCTGAAGAAACAAGAAGGGTTTTAGAGCCGAGGACAGCAACTATAAAAAGGCGTTTAAAAACCGTGGAAGAATTGTCTTTAAACGGAATACCTGTAAATGTAATGATCGCTCCGATTATACCGGGCATCAACAGCCATGAAGTACTGTCTTTGGCAAAAGCGGCAAGAGATCACGGGGCTTTGTCGATAGCTTTTACTGTGGTCAGGTTAAATGGTGCTATAGGGCAGATATTTACGGACTGGATCCGAAAAACAATGCCGGACCGGGCAGATAAGGTATTACATCAGATAGAAGCATGTCACGGAGGGCATTTAAATGATTCTAATTATGTTACCAGGATGCGGGGTGAAGGTAAAATTGCAGAGCAGCTCCATAACATGATGCGCATTGCCAAACAACGTTACTTTTCGGATAAACAGTTTCCGGAAATAGATGGTTCGCTTTATCAACCTCAAAAAGAACTGTTAAAGCAGCAAAAAAGCGGACAAATGCGATTGTTTTGA
- a CDS encoding Gfo/Idh/MocA family protein, with protein MKRRDFVKNVAAASSAFYIVPSHVLGGSHIPPSDTLYIAAIGVGGRGAGVINELDATKKVKFVALCDVDDRNAKGSYKKFHKAKRYKDFRKVYDEQLKHIDAITVATPDHTHATIALPFMKAKKHAYVEKPLTHNIYEARLMAKVAKENGIITQMGNQGSSTDDVRKTKEWLDAGILGKVHRVDCWTNRPVWPQGLRAITESEPVPEGLDWDLWLGPASMRPYNSAYLPFKWRGFWDFGTGALGDMGCHIMETPFKTLGLGYPYEAEASCTTVWSGDFVEADYNSTCPPSSVVRLKFKNDRHGDVALNWYDGGIMPDIPDHIVDGETIGNVDGGSVFYGEKGILVTDTYSRNPRFLKNYTPGAITYPPETLKRVNGTHADNFVDGCLKGTETSSPFSYAGPLTEAVLMGNLAIKAFQHKVLKKGKKPTDWAPYSYPGRRKLKWDGEKMLVTNFDEANNWVKGNYRKGWEL; from the coding sequence ATGAAACGAAGAGATTTTGTAAAGAATGTTGCCGCGGCAAGTAGTGCATTCTATATAGTACCAAGCCATGTACTCGGTGGCTCCCACATCCCGCCAAGTGACACCCTTTACATTGCTGCCATAGGAGTAGGAGGCAGAGGCGCAGGAGTGATCAATGAGCTCGATGCAACTAAAAAAGTAAAATTTGTCGCTTTATGCGATGTAGATGACCGGAATGCCAAAGGTTCCTATAAAAAATTCCATAAAGCCAAAAGATATAAAGACTTTCGCAAAGTTTATGACGAACAATTAAAGCATATTGATGCCATAACGGTTGCTACGCCAGACCATACACATGCTACAATAGCACTTCCTTTTATGAAAGCTAAAAAACATGCATATGTAGAAAAACCATTAACGCATAATATTTATGAAGCACGTTTAATGGCCAAGGTAGCCAAAGAAAACGGCATCATTACCCAAATGGGTAATCAGGGCAGCAGTACCGATGATGTTCGAAAAACCAAAGAATGGCTTGATGCAGGCATTTTAGGTAAGGTTCACCGTGTCGATTGCTGGACTAACAGGCCCGTATGGCCACAAGGGTTGAGAGCTATAACAGAAAGTGAGCCGGTACCTGAAGGTCTTGATTGGGACCTGTGGTTAGGACCCGCGTCCATGCGGCCATACAATTCCGCTTATTTACCTTTTAAATGGCGTGGCTTTTGGGATTTCGGAACGGGAGCCCTCGGAGATATGGGCTGCCATATTATGGAAACCCCTTTTAAAACTCTTGGATTAGGTTATCCGTACGAAGCCGAGGCAAGTTGTACCACCGTATGGTCCGGTGACTTTGTAGAAGCAGATTATAACAGTACCTGCCCGCCTTCTTCTGTTGTCAGGCTCAAGTTTAAAAACGATCGCCATGGCGATGTAGCCCTCAATTGGTATGACGGTGGTATTATGCCTGATATTCCGGATCATATTGTTGATGGGGAAACTATTGGAAATGTCGATGGAGGCTCCGTTTTTTACGGAGAAAAAGGAATTTTGGTTACCGACACTTATTCCCGTAATCCGAGATTTTTAAAGAACTATACCCCCGGAGCTATTACTTATCCGCCTGAAACCTTGAAGAGAGTTAACGGAACCCATGCTGACAACTTTGTTGACGGATGTCTGAAAGGAACAGAAACATCGTCGCCTTTCTCTTATGCAGGCCCGTTGACGGAAGCTGTTCTGATGGGGAACCTGGCCATTAAAGCGTTTCAACATAAAGTTCTCAAAAAAGGCAAAAAACCAACCGACTGGGCTCCTTATAGCTATCCGGGAAGAAGAAAACTTAAATGGGACGGAGAGAAAATGTTAGTCACCAACTTTGATGAAGCCAACAATTGGGTAAAAGGAAATTACAGAAAGGGATGGGAACTGTAA
- a CDS encoding enoyl-CoA hydratase/isomerase family protein has product MSYENILIEKDGGIATVTINRPAKLNALNKATIEELNRALKELKDDKETRVLIITGSGEKAFVAGADISEFADYSVKQGKQLAEKGQDLLFNYIENYNKPVIAAVNGFALGGGLELALACHFRVASDHARMGLPEVSLGVIPGYGGTQRLPQLIGKGRAMEMIMTGGMIGTEQALAYGLINHMIAQEQLLPFCKKIANKIMTNSSVAVATAIKAVNAGFNKKGFDAEIELFGESFGTEDFKEGTAAFLEKRKADFPGK; this is encoded by the coding sequence ATGAGCTACGAAAACATTCTGATCGAAAAAGATGGTGGTATAGCCACGGTTACAATAAACAGGCCTGCCAAGCTCAATGCGCTTAATAAGGCGACAATAGAAGAGCTTAACAGGGCTTTAAAAGAATTGAAAGATGATAAAGAAACGCGTGTCCTGATCATCACCGGAAGCGGAGAAAAAGCTTTTGTTGCCGGAGCAGATATTTCCGAGTTTGCGGATTATTCTGTTAAGCAGGGGAAGCAACTGGCGGAGAAAGGACAGGATTTATTATTCAACTACATTGAAAACTATAATAAACCGGTTATTGCTGCAGTTAACGGTTTTGCACTTGGCGGAGGTTTGGAACTGGCCTTGGCATGCCATTTCCGGGTTGCCAGCGATCATGCCCGTATGGGGTTGCCGGAAGTGTCTCTGGGGGTTATTCCCGGTTATGGAGGAACTCAGCGGCTTCCACAGTTAATAGGGAAAGGCAGGGCTATGGAGATGATCATGACCGGGGGAATGATCGGAACTGAGCAGGCCCTGGCATATGGGTTGATTAACCATATGATAGCACAAGAACAGTTGCTGCCGTTTTGTAAAAAGATAGCAAATAAAATAATGACGAATTCGTCAGTGGCAGTTGCTACGGCTATAAAGGCAGTTAATGCAGGATTTAATAAAAAAGGGTTTGATGCTGAAATAGAGTTGTTTGGGGAGAGTTTCGGTACGGAAGATTTTAAAGAAGGTACAGCTGCTTTCCTGGAAAAACGAAAAGCTGATTTTCCTGGAAAATAA